GGCGGTGGCAAGACCACGCTCATCAAGTGCATTCTAGGCCTGCTCTCACCGCAGGCAGGCACGGTAAGCGTGTTCGGGCAGGCACCTGCCAGAGTGCGCCACCGCATAGGCTATGTTCCGCAATATACCACCACACAGGACAACTTTCCCATCACCGTGCTGGATGTTGTGCTGCTCGGCGCCATGAACGCCACGAGCAACATCTTTTCCGCACACTGGAAACGCTCGCGCGGCAATGTGGACAAGGCCCGCAATGCCCTGCACATGGTGGGACTGGACGGACGCGAACATTACAGACTGCATGATCTTTCCGGCGGGCAGCGACAGAGGGTGATCGTGGCACGCGCGCTGATGGGCGACCCCGACCTGCTCCTGCTGGACGAACCGACAGCCAACATAGACCCGCAGGGCAAATTCTGCTTTTACGAGTTTCTGGCATCGCTGCCCCGCGAAATCACCACCATCGTGGTCAGCCATGACCTGTCCATAGCGGCATCGCCCTTCACAGGCATGGCCGTGGTCAACCGCTCCCTGCACTATGCATCCGGCAATGCGCTGACACAGGACCTTCTCGCCATGCTCTACGGCACGCACGAACCCACCTGCCCCATGGGCTCCTTCATCAATTCCGTCTCGAACCTGTTCCCGGACGTGGGAACCATGGAACCGCCGCATCTTGATACCGAATCTGCGGACCACGGAACCACCGCCGTAACAGGCACTACCGAAGGTAATACCGGGAGGAACGCCTGATGTGGCAGATGCTCAGTTTCGATTTCATGCAATATGCCATCCTTGCAGGCATTCTTGCCTCCATAGCCTGCGGCATTGTGGGCAGCCTTGTTGTGGTCAACCGGATGGTCTTTCTGGCAGGAGGCGTGGCGCACGCTGCGTACGGCGGGGTAGGCCTTGCCTTCTTCTTCGGCCTGCCCGTTCTGCCGTGCACGGTCGGCTTCTCGCTCGGCGCCTCCATGCTCATGGCGGGCATATCCCTGCGTTACAAGGAAAAGGCAGACACGGCCATCGGCGTGCTCTGGGCTGCGGGCATGGCCTTCGGCATCATTCTTCTGGACCTTACCCCCGGCTACAACGTGGACCTGATGAGCTTTCTCTTCGGCTCCATCCTCGCTGTGCCGGTGCAGGACCTCTGGCTCATGGCGGCGCTGGATGTGCTTGTCATAGCCGTCACCTGCTACCTGTACCCCGGCCTGCTGCTGCTCTCCTTCGACCGCGAGTTCGCCCGCGTACGCGGACTTTCCGTCACGTTTCTGCACTGCCTGATGGTGGGCATGGCGGCTCTCACCGTGGTCATGATCATCCGCGTGGTGGGCCTTATTCTGGTCATCGCACTGCTTACCATTCCCCCCTTCATGGCGCAGCGCAATGCCCGCTCCCTCGCAGGCATGATGATACGCGCCATCGGCTGGAGCATTATGTTCTGCCTTGGCGGACTTGCCATCTCGTACCAGTTCGACATCACATCCGGTGCGTCCATCATTGCCGTGGCCGCTGTATGCTTCTTCATTGCCATGCTTGTTGATGCCGCGCGCCGCGCATTCCTTAACCGCAGAACGGCTGAAAAGACTGTCTAGCGTACCGATGCAGCCTACCGGATCAACAGGTCTGGCCAATGCACCGGGTGGTTGCTGCCAATATTCCGGCACAAACGGAACGGACTAAGTTTTTAACTCATAAAAACAGCACATTACAAACATGGCCTGATCGTTGCTTCATGTTCCCCACAAGGGTGTTTTACCGACACTCCACCGACACCAGACGGCTTGCCGCAATCCGGTCGCCGCAGAGGGGAAACCATGAAGTCAGAATCTTCCGGACTGCTGGAACAATTTGAAATGCTGGAACGCATGCGTCAGGAACTGGGCGAGGCCCGCATGCAGGAAGTAACGGATATGAATCTGCGGCATGCCATGATCGCAGAATACAAGCTTATCGCAGGTTCTTCTCTGCAACTGCTGAATATGCTGGAACGGTACGGCTTCATCTACAAGCTCACCGAAGAAGATCTGGATAGCTACCAGCGCATACTGATGCAGATTGCCCAGTCCGGCTGCCGCTGTCAGGAATTTGTCGAACAGTCTCATTCCATTGATCAGGAAGCCCTGCTTGCCTCCATCCCTGCCGAGGAATCACGCGCCAACTAGCTTCCACTACGCTCTCAAAAAAATCCCCCTGCCACTAATGGTCAGGGGGATTTCTTGTTTGCTCTCAAGAGTGAGCCACACCCGCTCTACAGGTACTGCCGCAGAAACTCCACAGCACGCAGATCGGACCAGTAATACCCGTCCTCATGTTGGCGTATGAACCCGACATGCCCGCCCGTTACCGGCATCTGCAGGTGCAGATAATCGCTCTGCCGTGCCATATGGATGGGGTAGCAGGAAGGGCTGAGAAAGGGATCATTCTTCGCATTCATCAGTAAGGCAGGAAGTCGCAGACCGGCAAGGTACTGGCCGCAACCGCTCCGCTGCCAGTAATCTTCGGCATCACGGAACCCGTTGATAGGAGCGGTGAACTGGTTGTCGAACTCGCCGAAGGTTGTCATGCCATCCAGTCCGTCGATATTCAGGTCAGGATACAGCGCCTTTTTCTGACGCATCTTCTCCTTCAGGGTCCGCATGAAATACCGCATGTAAATGGCATTGGAAGGCTTATCCAGCACCTTGGCCGCCCCCGTCAGATCGCAGGGAACCGAGAAGGTTGCGGCAGCCACCACAGCCGGATGCACGGCGGACGGATTCTCGCCAAGATATTTGAGAATCTGGTTGCCACCCATGCTGAAACCGGCAAGACCAATGCGTGAATAGCCACGTCCGGCACAGAACTCGATAACCGTATGCAGATCGTCCGTAACACCGCTGTGATACATGCGCAGAGTGCGGTTTGTTTCACCGCTGCATCCCCTGAA
This region of Desulfovibrio subterraneus genomic DNA includes:
- a CDS encoding YheT family hydrolase — its product is MPLLPAPSYTMYFPFTNGHVQTLYPPLFRKVDIVEAERVRIATPDDDFLDLDFLPATSAPDTDGAEAVSARPLVVVSHGLEGHSRRKYVRGMAACMNAAGWDVCAWNFRGCSGETNRTLRMYHSGVTDDLHTVIEFCAGRGYSRIGLAGFSMGGNQILKYLGENPSAVHPAVVAAATFSVPCDLTGAAKVLDKPSNAIYMRYFMRTLKEKMRQKKALYPDLNIDGLDGMTTFGEFDNQFTAPINGFRDAEDYWQRSGCGQYLAGLRLPALLMNAKNDPFLSPSCYPIHMARQSDYLHLQMPVTGGHVGFIRQHEDGYYWSDLRAVEFLRQYL
- a CDS encoding metal ABC transporter permease, giving the protein MWQMLSFDFMQYAILAGILASIACGIVGSLVVVNRMVFLAGGVAHAAYGGVGLAFFFGLPVLPCTVGFSLGASMLMAGISLRYKEKADTAIGVLWAAGMAFGIILLDLTPGYNVDLMSFLFGSILAVPVQDLWLMAALDVLVIAVTCYLYPGLLLLSFDREFARVRGLSVTFLHCLMVGMAALTVVMIIRVVGLILVIALLTIPPFMAQRNARSLAGMMIRAIGWSIMFCLGGLAISYQFDITSGASIIAVAAVCFFIAMLVDAARRAFLNRRTAEKTV
- a CDS encoding metal ABC transporter ATP-binding protein, with product MKRTVYMQLMSEQILSISGLNFAYNGSPVLEDVNLSVNRGDYIAVLGPNGGGKTTLIKCILGLLSPQAGTVSVFGQAPARVRHRIGYVPQYTTTQDNFPITVLDVVLLGAMNATSNIFSAHWKRSRGNVDKARNALHMVGLDGREHYRLHDLSGGQRQRVIVARALMGDPDLLLLDEPTANIDPQGKFCFYEFLASLPREITTIVVSHDLSIAASPFTGMAVVNRSLHYASGNALTQDLLAMLYGTHEPTCPMGSFINSVSNLFPDVGTMEPPHLDTESADHGTTAVTGTTEGNTGRNA